The DNA segment GAGCCTGATGTGGGCGGCCAATCTGGTGGTCGAGTTCCACACCCCGCAGTGGCAGGCGGACGCACCGGCCCGCGCCGACCGTCTGGTCCTCGATCTGGACCCCGGGGCCCCGGCCACGGCGGTCGAGTGCTGCACGGTGGCGCTGTGGCTCCGCGAGCGGCTGGCGGCCGACGGGCTGACCGCGTACGCGAAGACCTCGGGCTCCAAGGGGCTCCACCTGCTGGCGCCACTGGAGCCGACGCCTTCGGACGAGGTGTCGGCCTACGCCAAGGGGCTCGCGGTCGAGGCCGAGGCCGCCCTCCCCGACCTGGCCCTGCACCGGATGAAGCGGGCGCTGCGGCCGGGCAAGGTCTTCGTGGACCACAGCCAGAACGCGGCGGCGAAGACCACGGCCGCGCCCTACACGCTGCGCGCACGGGACGAGCCGACCGTCTCCACGCCGGTGACCTGGGAGGAGATCGAGGACTGCACGGCCGCCGCCGACCTGGTCTTCAGGATCGACGACATCGGCCCCCGGCTCCAGCGGTACGGCGATCTGCTCGGCCCGCTGATCAACCTCAACCGGGCCAGGCCGCTGCCCCGCGCCTGACCCGGCTGCCGACCGCTCGTACCGGGCCGCGACCGCCCGCACCTGGTCATCCCCGGCCGTACCTGGTCCCGCCCGGTCGCACCTGGTCACCCCCGGTCGTACCGGGTCACGCCCGTAGCCAGGTCCTCCGGTCGCGGGCGGTCGCGTACAGGGACTCGATGTCGGCAGGTTTCAGCACACCGCCGAGTCCGGCCAGCGCGCCCACCTCGCCGTCCCGCAGCACTCGTACGCCCACCTGCCCGTCGCCCCGCAGCAGCCACGCCTCATCAGGCCGCTCACCGGGGCCACCCGGTCCCCCGCGCCCCCCGGTGTCGGGCGTCGCCGACTCCACCCGTGCCGCCCCGACGATCCCGAGCACCGGACGTACCGCCGCGGCCAGGGCGAGCGACGCCCGCTCCGCCTCGTGGCGGGCCCGGCGCAGCTGCGGTTCCGGCTGTCCGCGCCCGGCCGTGACCAGCGGATCCGCGATCCGGACCGTCCGCTTCCTGGCGTACAGGGTCCGTACGGACAGCACCCCGGCCGGACCGATCAGGAGATGGCCGATGTGCCCGCCGCCGGTCAGCGGCACCGAGTGCAGCACCCGCCACCCCGCCCCCTCCAGCGTGTCCAGCTCGGCCCCCAGCGCCTCCTGCGCGGTGAGGGCGGCGAGCGCGGCACGCCGGGGAGCCGGCCGGAAGCGGGAGACGGCGATCCCCGCCAGGGCGGTGTGCAGCGCCTCGCCGGGCCGGTTGGGTGCGAGGTCGTCGTCGGGATGCAGGCTGAGCAGCGCGAGCTCCGCCGGGGTGGGGACCGGCGGCGGGCCGACCACGGGCTCGCCGGTCAGATACGGCGCGAGGGCGTCGAGCACCTCAGCCCTGTACTCGTCCAGGACGAGGCCGACCTGCCCCGACTCCCGGTCGTACCAGGCAGCGGCCGGGCCCCCCGGCAGCGTGACGTACAGACGCGTCCGACCCCGGTACCGCCCCGGTGTCACCCTGAGTTCCGGCATACCGCATCACCCCACCCCGCTCCATGGGAACAGCCCGGGCACCGCAGGGGCAAGAAGACGGTTACGGTGTACCGCGATTACTGACCAGGAGGGGACTCAACATGATCATTTTTGGCAGCAGAGGCTATATCTACCAGCTGGCCATCCTGACGCTCGTGTGCGGGCGGTGCGGGAATCCGTCCGCGCACACGCTCCGTAAGCGCGTCACGAAGTTCACGCTGTTCTTCGTGCCGCTCTTCCCGTTCTCCACCAAGTTCACGACGCAGTGCACGTTCTGCGGTGTCGAGAACCGGGCGACGAAGGAGCAGGCGGAGCAGCTTCTCGCGCAGAGCGCCGGCCAGCCGCAGGGCCCGCAGCAGGGGTACGGGCAGCCCGCGCCGCAGCAGCAGGGGATGGGGCAGAACCCCTACCAGCAGTGAGCCGCACCGCCGGCCGGCGCACCCGGCCCGCGCGGCCTGACGCCGTGTCACAGCGGCCCTGACGCGGTGTCACAGCGGCCCTGACGTGATGTGCCCCAGGGCCGCCCCGCGACGGCGCGACGACCACCCTCACCCGCGCCCGGCACCGGCTCCGTTTCGGCGCACAGTGACATTAACGGACATAGCGTCACCGTCTTGCTACGTTGCGAGGCATGACCGCAACGACGGCGGACGCTCCCCCGCCCGAACTACGTCTGCCGAAGCGTCGGGGCGTCGAGCTGGTGCTGCTGGTCGGCGCCGTACTGATCTCCGTCTACGGCTACATCGACGTCGGGCTCGCCAAGAACGACGCCGTACCGGCCGACACCCTGAACTACGGTGCGGGTCTTGGCCTGCTGGCGCTCCTCGCCCATCTCGCCGTCCGGTTCCGGGCCCCGTACGCGGACCCGCTCCTCCTGCCGATCGCCATACTCCTCAACGGCATCGGGCTCGTACTGATCTACCGACTGGACCTGGAGACCCCGGGTGACAGCGCGGCCCCCACCCAGCTGATCTGGTCCACGCTCGCGGTGGCGCTCTTCATCTGCTGCGTGCTCTTCCTGCGCGACCACCGGATCCTCCAGCA comes from the Streptomyces sp. NBC_01471 genome and includes:
- the ligD gene encoding non-homologous end-joining DNA ligase, encoding MSPITEVEGRRVPLTHLDKVLYPATGTTKGEVLHYCASTAGALLAHLHGRPVSFLRYPDGPGGQLFFTKNVPPGTPSWVHTAEVPRSRSRDARQVLVQDLSSLMWAANLVVEFHTPQWQADAPARADRLVLDLDPGAPATAVECCTVALWLRERLAADGLTAYAKTSGSKGLHLLAPLEPTPSDEVSAYAKGLAVEAEAALPDLALHRMKRALRPGKVFVDHSQNAAAKTTAAPYTLRARDEPTVSTPVTWEEIEDCTAAADLVFRIDDIGPRLQRYGDLLGPLINLNRARPLPRA
- a CDS encoding NERD domain-containing protein; its protein translation is MPELRVTPGRYRGRTRLYVTLPGGPAAAWYDRESGQVGLVLDEYRAEVLDALAPYLTGEPVVGPPPVPTPAELALLSLHPDDDLAPNRPGEALHTALAGIAVSRFRPAPRRAALAALTAQEALGAELDTLEGAGWRVLHSVPLTGGGHIGHLLIGPAGVLSVRTLYARKRTVRIADPLVTAGRGQPEPQLRRARHEAERASLALAAAVRPVLGIVGAARVESATPDTGGRGGPGGPGERPDEAWLLRGDGQVGVRVLRDGEVGALAGLGGVLKPADIESLYATARDRRTWLRA
- a CDS encoding zinc-ribbon domain-containing protein, whose amino-acid sequence is MIIFGSRGYIYQLAILTLVCGRCGNPSAHTLRKRVTKFTLFFVPLFPFSTKFTTQCTFCGVENRATKEQAEQLLAQSAGQPQGPQQGYGQPAPQQQGMGQNPYQQ